The genomic window aaaaaaatagatcgAGTAGTCCTATTTTAAATAGCTCGCAGTCGCACTTTGTCACACTTCTTGGACTCCTTAACTATTTTCAATTCGGACTTTgaaacatatattatttttgtatttttcgctgcatgatttttaataatttgagGAATTAGTTAATTGGAGTAAGTATGAcatccttattaaataaatgaaattatattttttttgaaaataaaataaaggggtaaattaagggtgttacagCAACCACCAACGTGGTACGATTGAGACCAAAGTTTCCTTGAGGGGAACAGAATATAAAGAAATTCCAACAAATAAAGATGAGGAACATTCAATTGACCTCTCTTATTGTACATTGTTTAATGCATTGAAAACAACTTTGAAAACAAAGTTTGAACAAATAGAGCACAAACCTGCCATATCAGACTtaaacccaaacccattataCCTTTCTTTAATCCTAAGGTCCTTTAAAAGCTATTGTATGTACCACTCTACCTATACATACATAGTTAGACACCTCCCTGCATCACCGTCACTCTCTTCTTTTCAATCTCACTCtcctctctctttttctttctctatcCCTTTCTCTATCTATTTTATATCTCACAAACAAGTATGAGTCTTAAAACTAAGAAATTTGAatcatattcttcttcttcatctgtTGGCAAAAAGAGAGCACTTCTAATTGGGTTGAGATATGATCAGCCCCAAATGATCTATACATGGGATGATTGTTTAGAAGTTGAACAATTTTTGatagaaaaatttaattttcctCGAGAAAATATAGATAGGCAGTTAGATCTTAGGATATTTGACAATGAAGATGATAAGTTAACAAATATTACACTggagtataaaataaaaacatttcttGAAGAAACAAAAAGCGGAGATGTTTCAATTCTCTTTGTGAGTGGACACGGAGGAAATCCAAAATCAGAGGAAGGTCCAGGTTTAATTGCTGCCGTCGATTATCAAGTCTTGGAaggtaatattttaaattttaatgtttgttgttaatgaataatatttttttctaaacaattttattaatttattttatttgtaatgtGTAGTTAATGATCTCATAGTACACGTGAAAGAGTTGCCCAAAGATACAAAGTTTCTATTTATTATAGATGCTTGTTTTGGAGCCAATTTCATGAAGTTGTTTAGTGAAAATGTTGTTATGATGCTTTCTTCAAAAGAAACAGAAGAATCCAAGGGTAGCATTTGGTATGGTTCGCATTCTACCAATGCTTTTTTGCACTGTGTTGTGAGAGATTCTGAGACAACATTAGAAGAGTTATTAGAGCTTATTAAgataaattaagaaatttgGGTATTGATCAAACACCGCGTGGGTTATGTAACAATGAGAAAAAAATGTTACCTATCTCTCGGATGTTTGAGCATTAGTTATGTTAAGACGAGTAATAAGTTGTTGTCCTGAGAGGAGTGAATGACTAATTGAgttattaaattttagttgaCGTTGTAATCGAAGTTACTAATAATTGTTGTGCATCGATGTTGTTTTAAGTCGTTGTTCGTTTATAGTAATTGTGTTGTCGAATTGTTGGTTTGTTGAATAAGGATGTTGAGCTACGTGGTTATAACAGtgttgaattatttattttaatgatgttGGATTTGTACTGAAAATTATGATGTTGTAATTGTCGTTGTTGTATGTAGTTGTTTATTGATGTTgctataatgatgatgaagttgtctattgaagttgttaaatgatgttgcctattgacgttgcttattataacatgacatgcattcattcatgtATCCAATGACGTTGCCTAATGAAGTTGTATAATTGACGTTGAAAATGATGTTGTTTAATGACGTTGAAAATTATGTTGcttaatgaagttgaaaataatgACGTTGATCCTCTATGATGTAAAACTAGAAATGACGTTGatattggtaccacatgcatgtaGCGATTCTATGCGCATTGCATGCATTTAgattatatttctttatttaaatgttgttgttatttctctttatttaattaacgattgatgattgtggttgactgatgaatgtgcgtggccatccgcttaggtggtcttgttgttgtttatgatgttgTTAGTTATTGTGttgttttaattcagttactttcTTGATGTATTTTGACTCACCTTTACATCCCCCTTCTGGCTTGGCCCTACGGTGTGCAaccgtagattttcaggtaggCGACGAATCATAGATGGTGTGTTTGGATAGCTGTTGCTTTGTTATTTATTTGGAGTCGCTCTGTTAGGATGTTGTTGGgagaaacttttatttaattatgttgttaaatttttataacaattgagCTATGTCACTTGATTCAGTATTTTCAATTCGGACTTTgaaacatatattatttttgtatttttcgctgcatgatttttaataatttgaggaattagttaattggagtaagtgtgaca from Trifolium pratense cultivar HEN17-A07 linkage group LG1, ARS_RC_1.1, whole genome shotgun sequence includes these protein-coding regions:
- the LOC123888021 gene encoding metacaspase-6-like, which encodes MSLKTKKFESYSSSSSVGKKRALLIGLRYDQPQMIYTWDDCLEVEQFLIEKFNFPRENIDRQLDLRIFDNEDDKLTNITLEYKIKTFLEETKSGDVSILFVSGHGGNPKSEEGPGLIAAVDYQVLEVNDLIVHVKELPKDTKFLFIIDACFGANFMKLFSENVVMMLSSKETEESKGSIWYGSHSTNAFLHCVVRDSETTLEELLELIKIN